A single Streptococcus thermophilus DNA region contains:
- the ptsP gene encoding phosphoenolpyruvate--protein phosphotransferase → MTKMLKGIAASDGVAVAKAYLLVQPDLSFETVTVEDTSAEEARLDAALAASQDELSVIREKAVESLGEEAAAVFDAHLMVLADPEMTGQIKETIRAKQVNAEAALTEVTNMFIAIFEGMDDNPYMQERAADIRDVTKRVLANLLGKKLPNPATIDEESIIVAHDLTPSDTAQLNKKFVKAFVTDIGGRTSHSAIMARTLEIPAVLGTNNITELVKDGDILAVSGITGEVVINPTEEQIAEFKAAGEDYAKQKAEWAQLKDAPTVTADGKHFELAANIGTPKDVEGVNDNGAEAVGLYRTEFLYMDSQDFPTEEDQYEAYKAVLEGMNGKPVVVRTMDIGGDKELPYFDLPKEMNPFLGYRALRISISETGNQMFRTQLRALLRASVHGKLRIMFPMVALLTEFRTAKGILEEEKAKLVAEGVAVANDIEVGIMIEIPAAAMLADQFAKEVDFFSIGTNDLIQYTMAADRMNEQVSYLYQPYNPSILRLINNVIKAAHAEGKWAGMCGEMAGDQTAVPLLVGMGLDEFSMSATSILRTRSLMKKLDTAKMEEYANRALTECSTMEEVLELSKKYVNVD, encoded by the coding sequence ATGACAAAAATGCTTAAAGGAATCGCGGCATCTGATGGTGTTGCAGTTGCTAAGGCATATCTACTTGTTCAACCAGACTTGTCATTTGAAACTGTTACAGTTGAAGATACAAGTGCAGAAGAGGCTCGTCTAGATGCTGCTCTAGCGGCGTCGCAAGACGAGCTTTCTGTTATCCGTGAAAAAGCAGTTGAAAGCCTTGGTGAAGAAGCAGCAGCCGTTTTTGATGCTCATTTGATGGTTCTTGCTGATCCAGAAATGACTGGTCAAATCAAAGAAACTATCCGTGCTAAACAAGTTAATGCCGAAGCTGCTTTGACGGAAGTAACTAACATGTTTATCGCGATCTTTGAAGGTATGGATGATAACCCGTACATGCAAGAACGTGCAGCGGATATTCGTGACGTTACTAAACGTGTGCTTGCAAACTTGCTTGGTAAGAAATTGCCAAACCCAGCAACAATCGATGAAGAATCAATCATTGTTGCTCATGACTTGACTCCATCTGATACAGCTCAGTTGAATAAAAAATTTGTAAAAGCTTTTGTTACTGATATTGGTGGACGTACTAGTCACTCTGCAATTATGGCTCGTACACTTGAAATCCCAGCAGTCCTTGGAACAAACAACATAACTGAACTTGTTAAAGATGGTGACATTTTAGCGGTTTCAGGTATTACCGGTGAAGTTGTTATTAATCCAACTGAAGAACAAATTGCTGAGTTTAAAGCAGCTGGTGAAGATTACGCCAAACAAAAGGCAGAATGGGCTCAACTTAAAGATGCTCCAACAGTTACTGCTGATGGAAAACACTTCGAGTTAGCAGCAAATATCGGTACACCTAAAGACGTTGAAGGAGTTAACGATAATGGTGCAGAAGCAGTTGGTCTTTATCGTACAGAATTCTTGTATATGGATTCTCAAGATTTCCCAACCGAAGAAGACCAATATGAAGCATATAAAGCAGTTCTTGAAGGAATGAATGGTAAACCTGTTGTTGTTCGTACAATGGATATCGGTGGGGATAAAGAACTTCCTTACTTTGACCTTCCTAAAGAAATGAATCCATTCTTGGGTTACCGTGCATTACGTATTTCTATCTCTGAAACTGGTAACCAAATGTTCCGTACTCAATTACGTGCCTTGCTTCGTGCATCTGTTCACGGTAAATTGCGTATCATGTTCCCAATGGTTGCTTTGTTGACTGAGTTCCGTACTGCTAAAGGTATTCTTGAAGAAGAAAAAGCTAAATTGGTTGCTGAAGGTGTTGCCGTTGCAAACGACATCGAAGTAGGTATCATGATTGAAATCCCAGCTGCAGCAATGCTTGCTGACCAATTTGCTAAAGAAGTTGATTTCTTCTCAATTGGTACAAACGACCTTATCCAATACACAATGGCTGCTGACCGTATGAATGAACAAGTTTCATACCTTTACCAACCATATAACCCATCAATCCTTCGCTTGATTAACAACGTTATTAAGGCAGCTCACGCTGAAGGTAAATGGGCTGGTATGTGTGGTGAAATGGCTGGTGATCAAACTGCTGTTCCACTCCTTGTCGGAATGGGCTTGGATGAGTTCTCAATGTCAGCTACATCAATACTTCGTACACGTAGCTTAATGAAGAAACTTGACACAGCTAAAATGGAAGAATATGCTAACCGTGCACTTACTGAATGTTCAACAATGGAAGAAGTTCTTGAACTTTCAAAAAAATATGTTAACGTAGATTAA
- a CDS encoding phosphocarrier protein HPr has product MASKDFHIVAETGIHARPATLLVQTASKFASDITLEYKGKAVNLKSIMGVMSLGVGQGADVTISAEGPDADDAIAAIAETMTKEGLA; this is encoded by the coding sequence ATGGCTTCTAAAGATTTCCACATTGTTGCAGAAACTGGTATTCACGCACGACCAGCTACTTTGCTTGTTCAAACAGCAAGTAAATTTGCTTCAGATATCACTCTTGAATACAAAGGTAAAGCAGTTAACCTTAAATCTATCATGGGTGTTATGAGTCTTGGTGTTGGTCAAGGTGCTGACGTAACTATTTCTGCAGAAGGTCCTGACGCTGATGATGCAATTGCAGCAATCGCAGAAACAATGACAAAAGAAGGATTGGCATAA
- the nrdH gene encoding glutaredoxin-like protein NrdH, with product MEKITLFSKNNCMQCKMTKKFLEKEGADFEEINIDEQPEKIDYVKSLGFTAAPVIEAGDIVFSGFQPAKLKEIL from the coding sequence ATGGAAAAGATTACATTGTTTTCAAAAAACAACTGTATGCAATGCAAAATGACAAAAAAATTTTTGGAAAAAGAAGGTGCTGATTTCGAAGAAATCAATATCGATGAACAACCAGAAAAAATTGATTACGTCAAAAGCCTAGGCTTTACTGCTGCTCCAGTGATTGAAGCAGGCGATATCGTCTTTTCAGGTTTTCAACCGGCTAAACTTAAAGAAATCCTTTAA
- a CDS encoding IS110 family transposase — translation MKNVPGRKTDMKDAEWIAQLGRCGLIEPSYIPNPEVMQLRLLTRRLRSYKQRQTQIKNKIHNLLQPTNIKLTSYLSVIFSKTGQSLLMLFINGELIDYDNVTACIHKRVKASPEEFNVGHEWEVVSGGSISLGPKPRRISIVSKTHE, via the coding sequence ATTAAGAATGTACCAGGTCGAAAAACAGACATGAAGGATGCCGAATGGATTGCACAGCTCGGACGTTGTGGACTTATTGAGCCATCTTATATTCCTAACCCTGAAGTAATGCAGTTACGTTTACTCACTCGTAGGTTACGTTCTTACAAACAACGTCAAACTCAAATAAAGAATAAGATTCATAACCTCTTACAACCTACTAATATCAAACTAACCAGCTATCTTTCTGTTATCTTCTCTAAGACAGGACAATCTCTTTTAATGCTCTTTATCAATGGGGAACTCATTGATTATGACAATGTGACAGCTTGTATTCACAAGCGTGTCAAAGCAAGTCCCGAAGAATTTAATGTAGGCCATGAATGGGAAGTTGTCTCTGGAGGATCGATTTCTCTTGGACCAAAGCCTAGAAGAATATCAATTGTATCAAAAACTCATGAATAA
- the icd gene encoding NADP-dependent isocitrate dehydrogenase: MAERILMTNGKLKVTDNPIIPFIEGDGVGRDIWKNAQAIFDKAVEAAYEGQRRIEWQEFLAGKKAFDKTGEWLPQETLEAIRESLVAIKGPLETPVGGGIRSLNVALRQELDLYACVRPVRYFEGVASPLKEPEKTDITIFRENTEDIYAGIEWEAGTVDVERVIAFFQTEMNVDKIRFPKSSSIGIKPISIEGSKRLIRSAIDYALKNNLKKVTLVHKGNIQKFTEGGFRKWGYEVAEEEYKEEMLAGRLEVNDIIADNFLQQILLNPEKFDVVALTNLNGDYASDALAAQVGGIGISPGANINYQTGHAIFEATHGTAPDIADQDRANPCSILLSGCMLLEYIGWSEAAELIISAIEKNFKSGIFTVDLAFGKRAYSTSGFSNQILSII, from the coding sequence ATGGCAGAAAGAATCCTTATGACTAATGGCAAGCTCAAAGTTACTGATAATCCGATTATTCCTTTCATTGAAGGAGATGGTGTTGGACGTGATATTTGGAAGAATGCTCAAGCAATTTTTGATAAAGCGGTAGAAGCAGCCTATGAAGGACAGCGTCGTATTGAGTGGCAAGAGTTTTTGGCAGGTAAAAAGGCTTTTGATAAAACAGGTGAGTGGTTGCCGCAAGAAACTTTAGAGGCTATTCGAGAAAGCCTGGTAGCTATTAAGGGGCCACTTGAAACACCTGTCGGAGGAGGAATTCGTTCTTTAAATGTAGCTTTACGTCAAGAACTTGATCTCTACGCTTGTGTTCGACCGGTTCGGTATTTTGAAGGAGTAGCAAGTCCACTTAAGGAACCAGAAAAAACAGACATTACTATTTTTCGTGAGAATACTGAGGATATTTATGCAGGAATTGAATGGGAAGCAGGAACGGTAGATGTAGAGCGCGTTATTGCTTTTTTTCAAACAGAAATGAATGTCGATAAAATTCGCTTTCCCAAGTCAAGTAGTATTGGAATTAAGCCTATTTCAATAGAAGGAAGTAAACGATTGATTCGTTCAGCTATTGACTATGCTCTTAAGAACAATCTAAAGAAAGTAACATTGGTGCATAAAGGGAATATTCAAAAATTCACAGAAGGTGGCTTTCGTAAATGGGGCTATGAAGTGGCTGAGGAAGAATATAAGGAAGAAATGCTTGCTGGCCGTCTAGAAGTTAATGATATAATCGCTGATAATTTTCTACAACAGATTCTTTTGAATCCCGAAAAATTTGATGTTGTTGCATTAACCAACTTGAATGGCGATTATGCAAGTGATGCTCTAGCTGCCCAGGTTGGTGGTATCGGAATCTCCCCTGGAGCTAATATTAACTATCAAACAGGCCATGCTATCTTTGAAGCTACTCATGGAACGGCTCCAGATATTGCGGATCAAGATAGGGCTAATCCTTGCTCTATTCTCTTATCTGGCTGTATGCTTTTAGAATATATCGGTTGGTCTGAAGCAGCTGAACTCATTATAAGTGCTATTGAAAAAAACTTTAAATCAGGGATTTTTACAGTTGACCTAGCCTTTGGAAAACGAGCCTATTCAACCAGTGGTTTCAGCAATCAAATTCTCTCAATTATATGA
- the acnA gene encoding aconitate hydratase AcnA, with protein MQEYCSNLTVNGKIFSFYDLEKAAKSYDVKVEELPYSILILLESLLRKKDGIDVKESHISDLIKFPNFPTISEVPFKPSRVILQDFTGVPVVVDLASMRDAIVANGGKAELINPEIPVDLVIDHSVQVDSYGCDTALEDNINLEFKRNNERYEFLKWAEQSFENYRAVPPATGIIHQVNIEFLSDVIIEKDGLLYPDSMFGTDSHTTMINGIGVLGWGVGGIEAEAAMLGEASYFPIPEVIGVHLTGELPKIATATDLALKITQVLRSENVVGKFVEYFGSGLKSLSLADRATIANMAPEYGATCGYFPIDDETLNYMRLTNRDEEHIQVTEAYTKANHLFYDPSKEAKYTKVVEIDLSTIKPSISGPKRPQDLILLSDAKQEFQDAVVREAGVRGFGLDKKELEKTAKVDFEDHSETIQTGHVAIAAITSCTNTSNPYVLMAAGLLAKKAVEKGLKVSPTVKTSLAPGSKVVTGYLKASGLQSYLDKLGFNLVGYGCTTCIGNSGDLRPEVAKAIVDTDLLASAVLSGNRNFEGRINPLVKANFLASPPLVVAYALAGNTNIDLTREPLGFEDNGRAVYLEDIMPSRDEIETYVDKYVTRQLFRDEYASVFSDSEKWNAIPTEQSQNYKWNEKSTYIQNPPYFDALGDDLTIKPLNNLKVLAKFGDTLTTDHISPAGNIARNSPAARYLSENGVDYQEFNSYGSRRGNHEVMMRGTFANIRIKNELAEEKIGGYTKYEGDILPIYDAAMKYKEANRDTLVIAGKDYGMGSSRDWAAKGANLLGVKVVLAESFERIHRSNLVMMGILPVQFMEGENAETLGLTGHEIFSFDLSENPGVHDVITVTASTPEQTKTFKVLVRFDADADIRYYKNGGILPMVVRKKLKGA; from the coding sequence ATGCAAGAATACTGTTCAAATCTAACTGTAAATGGTAAGATATTCTCTTTTTATGATCTCGAAAAAGCAGCAAAATCCTATGATGTTAAGGTCGAAGAACTACCTTATAGCATTCTAATACTACTTGAAAGTCTCCTCCGAAAAAAAGATGGCATTGACGTTAAGGAATCTCACATTTCTGATCTGATAAAATTTCCGAATTTTCCAACAATTTCTGAAGTACCATTTAAACCAAGTCGCGTCATTTTACAAGATTTCACAGGGGTTCCTGTTGTCGTTGACTTGGCCTCAATGCGGGATGCTATAGTGGCTAATGGTGGTAAAGCAGAACTTATTAATCCAGAGATTCCAGTAGATTTAGTCATTGACCACTCTGTTCAAGTCGATTCATATGGATGTGATACAGCGCTTGAAGATAATATCAATCTAGAATTTAAACGTAACAATGAGCGCTACGAATTTCTTAAATGGGCCGAACAATCTTTTGAAAATTACCGTGCGGTTCCACCAGCTACGGGTATTATCCATCAGGTTAATATTGAATTTCTAAGTGATGTCATTATTGAAAAAGATGGGCTACTATATCCCGACTCTATGTTTGGTACAGATAGTCACACAACGATGATTAATGGTATTGGTGTTCTGGGATGGGGTGTCGGCGGAATTGAAGCTGAAGCAGCTATGCTAGGTGAAGCTTCCTATTTCCCAATTCCAGAGGTTATTGGTGTACATTTAACAGGTGAACTTCCTAAAATTGCTACGGCAACAGACTTGGCTCTCAAGATTACTCAAGTACTTCGTTCTGAAAATGTTGTTGGTAAATTTGTAGAGTATTTTGGTTCTGGCTTAAAGAGCCTATCTCTAGCTGATCGTGCTACAATCGCTAATATGGCACCAGAGTATGGGGCAACTTGTGGTTATTTTCCTATTGATGACGAAACTCTTAACTACATGCGTTTAACTAATCGTGATGAGGAACATATCCAGGTCACTGAAGCCTACACAAAAGCCAATCATCTGTTTTATGACCCAAGTAAAGAAGCCAAGTATACTAAGGTTGTTGAAATTGATTTGTCAACCATTAAACCTTCTATCTCGGGTCCCAAACGTCCACAGGATTTGATTCTCTTGTCCGATGCTAAGCAAGAATTTCAGGATGCAGTGGTACGAGAAGCAGGTGTGCGTGGCTTTGGATTGGACAAGAAGGAGTTAGAAAAAACGGCAAAAGTTGATTTTGAGGATCATTCAGAAACAATTCAAACGGGGCATGTGGCCATTGCAGCGATCACATCATGTACCAATACCTCAAATCCTTACGTTCTTATGGCGGCTGGTCTTTTAGCTAAAAAAGCAGTTGAGAAAGGGTTAAAGGTATCTCCAACGGTGAAGACATCTTTGGCACCAGGTTCTAAAGTTGTTACTGGTTATCTTAAAGCTTCAGGCTTGCAAAGCTACTTAGACAAGCTTGGCTTCAATTTGGTAGGTTACGGTTGTACGACGTGTATTGGTAACTCGGGAGATCTACGTCCTGAGGTAGCTAAAGCTATTGTAGACACGGACTTACTAGCGAGTGCCGTTCTGTCAGGAAATCGTAACTTTGAAGGACGTATTAATCCTCTCGTAAAAGCAAATTTCTTAGCTAGCCCACCATTGGTTGTTGCCTACGCTTTGGCTGGTAACACTAATATTGATTTGACAAGGGAGCCTTTAGGTTTTGAAGACAATGGGCGAGCCGTCTATCTAGAAGATATTATGCCATCACGTGATGAAATTGAAACTTATGTTGATAAATACGTAACCCGTCAACTTTTCCGAGACGAATACGCTAGTGTCTTCTCAGACAGTGAGAAGTGGAATGCCATTCCTACTGAACAGAGCCAAAATTATAAATGGAATGAGAAGTCTACCTATATTCAAAATCCACCTTACTTTGATGCTTTAGGAGATGATTTGACCATTAAACCATTGAATAATTTGAAGGTGTTGGCTAAATTTGGAGATACGCTTACAACAGACCATATTTCTCCAGCTGGTAATATTGCTAGAAACAGTCCAGCAGCACGCTATTTGTCTGAAAATGGTGTAGATTATCAAGAATTTAATTCTTATGGTAGTCGTCGTGGAAACCATGAAGTCATGATGCGAGGAACTTTTGCTAATATTCGTATCAAAAATGAGTTGGCAGAAGAAAAAATTGGTGGATATACTAAATATGAAGGTGACATTCTACCCATATACGATGCTGCCATGAAATATAAAGAAGCTAATCGAGATACACTTGTAATTGCTGGTAAGGATTATGGTATGGGCTCAAGTCGTGACTGGGCAGCTAAAGGGGCAAATCTCCTTGGTGTGAAAGTAGTACTTGCTGAGAGTTTTGAGCGTATTCACCGTTCAAATCTAGTCATGATGGGAATTTTGCCGGTACAATTTATGGAAGGAGAAAATGCTGAAACTCTTGGATTGACAGGACATGAGATTTTTAGCTTTGATCTTTCAGAAAATCCAGGTGTTCATGATGTTATTACTGTTACAGCTTCAACACCTGAACAAACCAAAACTTTCAAAGTACTGGTTCGTTTTGATGCAGATGCTGATATTCGCTACTATAAAAATGGTGGTATCTTGCCAATGGTTGTAAGAAAAAAATTGAAGGGAGCCTAA
- the nrdF gene encoding class 1b ribonucleoside-diphosphate reductase subunit beta — METYYKAINWNEIEDAIDKSTWEKLTEQFWLDTRIPLSNDLDDWRKLSAEEKDLVGKVFGGLTLLDTMQSQTGVEAIRADVRTPHEEAVLNNIQFMESVHAKSYSSIFSTLNTKSEIEEIFEWTNSNKYLQTKAKIINDIYENGTALQKKVASTYLETFLFYSGFFTPLYYLGNNKLANVAEIIKLIIRDESVHGTYIGYKFQLGFNELPEKEQESFREWMYDLLYQLYENEELYTKSLYDGVGWTEEVMIFLRYNANKALMNLGQDPLFPDSANDVNPIVMNGISTGTSNHDFFSQVGNGYLLGTVEAMQDDDYNYGLK, encoded by the coding sequence ATGGAAACTTACTATAAAGCCATTAACTGGAATGAAATCGAAGATGCGATTGATAAATCTACCTGGGAAAAATTAACTGAACAATTTTGGTTAGATACTCGAATTCCCCTTTCAAATGACCTTGATGACTGGCGTAAACTTTCAGCTGAAGAAAAAGATTTAGTTGGAAAAGTTTTCGGCGGCTTGACCTTGCTAGATACCATGCAATCTCAAACGGGTGTTGAAGCCATTCGAGCAGACGTTCGTACACCTCATGAAGAAGCTGTCTTGAACAACATTCAGTTTATGGAATCTGTTCACGCAAAATCTTACTCTTCTATTTTCTCAACTTTGAATACTAAATCAGAAATTGAGGAAATTTTTGAGTGGACAAACAGCAACAAGTACTTGCAAACTAAAGCAAAAATCATTAATGATATCTATGAAAACGGAACGGCACTTCAGAAAAAAGTTGCTTCAACTTATCTTGAAACCTTCCTTTTCTATTCAGGCTTCTTCACTCCACTCTATTATCTTGGTAATAATAAGCTAGCTAATGTCGCTGAAATTATCAAACTCATTATCCGTGACGAATCTGTTCACGGTACCTATATTGGCTATAAGTTCCAACTAGGATTCAACGAATTACCTGAAAAAGAGCAGGAGAGTTTCCGTGAATGGATGTATGATCTCCTCTATCAATTATATGAAAATGAAGAACTCTACACTAAATCTCTTTATGACGGTGTTGGATGGACCGAAGAAGTAATGATCTTTCTTCGCTATAACGCCAATAAAGCATTGATGAATTTAGGACAAGATCCTCTTTTCCCAGATTCTGCTAACGATGTTAACCCAATCGTTATGAATGGTATTTCTACAGGAACATCAAACCACGATTTCTTTTCTCAAGTCGGTAATGGTTACCTTCTAGGTACTGTTGAAGCTATGCAAGATGATGATTATAACTACGGACTAAAATAA
- a CDS encoding citrate synthase encodes MTTVEIDGLKDMIACNTRISSIIDDHLSYAGYDISEFMNNKASFEEVIYLLWNGHLPTQMELKYFEAELRKNYDISDAVEQCILIQSRPHLHPMSVLRSTVSLLGVYNVDAEERSMEAVYQQSIELMAKLPTIITTFARLRTGKMPLKPRKDLGFAANFLYMLNGVEPSEIEIEAMNKTLILHADHELNASTFAARVCASTLTDIYSCVTTAIGALKGPLHGGANERVFDMLKEVRESGDVNAYLQEKLDSKEKIMGFGHRVYKKKDPREIFLRDMAKKLTEGTENEEFFNKSQEIEEFMRDKKGLIPNVDFYSATVYHTLGIDSDIFTLIFAMSRVAGWIAHIHEQQKNNKLIRPRSQYIGQENMTYIALEKR; translated from the coding sequence ATGACAACAGTTGAAATTGATGGACTTAAGGATATGATTGCCTGTAATACTAGGATTTCATCTATTATTGATGACCATTTATCCTATGCAGGATATGATATTTCCGAGTTTATGAATAATAAGGCGTCTTTTGAGGAAGTAATTTATCTGCTGTGGAATGGTCATCTTCCAACGCAAATGGAACTCAAGTATTTTGAGGCCGAATTACGTAAGAACTATGATATTTCAGATGCTGTAGAACAATGTATTCTTATCCAATCTCGCCCCCATTTACACCCGATGAGTGTTCTTCGTTCAACAGTTTCCCTACTTGGTGTATATAATGTGGATGCTGAGGAAAGATCCATGGAAGCTGTTTATCAGCAAAGCATCGAATTAATGGCTAAATTGCCAACTATCATCACGACTTTTGCACGTTTACGTACTGGTAAAATGCCTCTTAAACCACGGAAGGATTTAGGATTTGCAGCGAATTTTCTTTACATGTTGAATGGTGTTGAACCTTCTGAAATTGAAATCGAAGCTATGAATAAGACTTTAATCCTTCATGCTGACCATGAATTGAATGCCTCAACATTTGCTGCGCGAGTTTGTGCTTCAACCCTAACAGATATTTATTCTTGTGTCACGACAGCTATTGGTGCCCTGAAAGGTCCACTTCACGGTGGGGCTAATGAACGTGTCTTTGATATGCTAAAAGAAGTTCGTGAATCTGGTGATGTCAATGCATACTTGCAGGAAAAACTTGATTCTAAAGAAAAAATCATGGGATTTGGGCACCGTGTTTACAAGAAGAAAGATCCTCGTGAGATTTTCTTAAGGGATATGGCCAAGAAGTTGACAGAGGGTACAGAGAATGAAGAATTCTTTAATAAGTCTCAAGAAATTGAAGAGTTCATGAGAGATAAGAAAGGATTGATTCCTAATGTGGACTTCTATTCAGCCACTGTATATCATACTCTAGGAATTGACAGCGATATTTTTACACTCATCTTTGCTATGAGTCGAGTTGCCGGTTGGATTGCACATATTCACGAGCAACAAAAAAATAACAAATTGATTCGTCCACGTTCACAGTATATTGGACAAGAAAATATGACTTATATTGCTTTAGAAAAACGCTAG
- the nrdE gene encoding class 1b ribonucleoside-diphosphate reductase subunit alpha — translation MSLKNLGDVSYFRLNNEINRPVNGQIPLHKDKEALRAFFLENVKPNSMAFNSITDKINYLIENDYIESEFIGKYEPAFIEKLSAEIHAQKFRFQSFMAAYKFYQQYALKTNDGETYLESFEDRVLFNALYFADGDENLASDLANEMIHQRYQPATPSFLNAGRSRRGELVSCFLIQVTDDMNSIGRSINSALQLSRIGGGVGISLSNLREAGAPIKGYAGAASGVVPVMKLFEDSFSYSNQLGQRQGAGVVYLDVFHPDILAFLSTKKENADEKVRVKTLSLGVTVPDKFYELARNNEDMYLFSPYSLEKEYGKPYNYIDITAMYDELVANPNITKTKINARELETEISKLQQESGYPYIINVDTANRHNPIDGKIVMSNLCSEILQVQAPSELNDSQEFVKLGTDISCNLGSTNILNMMTSPDFGRSIKTMTRALTFVTDSSSIDAVPSIKNGNQQAHTFGLGAMGLHSYLAKHHIEYGSPESVEFTNIYFMLMNYWTLVESNNIARERQETFVGFENSKYADGSYFDKYVTGQYVPKSDRVKELFEGHFIPQAKDWEELRELVKKDGLYHQNRLAVAPNGSISYINDCSASIHPITQRIEERQEKKIGKIYYPANGLSTDTIPFYTSAYDMDMRKVIDVYAAATEHVDQGLSLTLFLRSELPKEIYEWKTENKLTTRDLSILRNYAFNKGIKSIYYIRTYTDDGEEVGSNQCESCVI, via the coding sequence ATGTCTTTAAAAAATCTTGGCGATGTTTCTTACTTCCGCCTCAACAACGAAATTAACCGTCCTGTAAACGGTCAGATTCCTTTGCATAAGGATAAAGAAGCGCTTCGTGCCTTTTTCCTTGAAAATGTTAAGCCAAATTCAATGGCATTCAACAGCATCACAGATAAAATTAATTATTTGATTGAAAACGACTATATTGAGTCTGAATTCATCGGTAAATATGAACCTGCTTTCATCGAAAAATTGTCTGCAGAAATTCATGCTCAAAAATTTCGCTTTCAATCTTTCATGGCAGCCTACAAGTTCTACCAACAATATGCTCTCAAAACAAACGATGGCGAGACATACCTTGAAAGTTTTGAAGATCGTGTTCTTTTTAATGCTCTTTACTTCGCTGATGGTGATGAAAACCTGGCTAGTGACCTTGCTAACGAAATGATTCACCAACGTTATCAACCTGCTACTCCTTCATTTTTAAATGCTGGACGTAGTCGTCGTGGAGAACTCGTTTCATGTTTCCTTATCCAAGTAACGGACGATATGAATTCCATCGGTCGTTCTATTAACTCAGCTCTCCAATTATCACGTATTGGTGGAGGGGTTGGTATTAGCCTATCTAACCTACGTGAAGCTGGTGCTCCTATCAAGGGATATGCTGGTGCTGCTTCTGGAGTTGTCCCAGTTATGAAGCTTTTTGAAGACAGCTTCTCTTACTCAAATCAACTTGGTCAACGTCAAGGTGCTGGTGTTGTTTATCTGGATGTTTTCCACCCAGATATCCTTGCCTTCCTTTCAACTAAGAAAGAGAACGCTGATGAAAAGGTACGTGTTAAGACATTGTCACTAGGTGTTACAGTACCAGATAAATTCTACGAGTTAGCACGTAATAATGAAGATATGTATCTCTTCAGCCCCTACTCTCTCGAAAAAGAATACGGTAAACCATATAACTACATTGATATTACAGCTATGTATGATGAATTGGTTGCCAATCCTAATATCACCAAAACTAAGATTAATGCGCGTGAGTTAGAAACTGAAATTTCTAAACTCCAACAAGAATCTGGTTACCCATATATCATCAACGTTGATACAGCTAACAGACATAACCCAATTGATGGTAAAATTGTTATGTCCAACCTCTGTTCTGAGATTCTCCAAGTTCAAGCACCAAGTGAACTTAACGATTCTCAAGAATTTGTTAAACTCGGTACAGATATCTCATGTAACCTTGGATCTACTAATATCCTGAACATGATGACTTCACCTGATTTTGGTCGTTCCATTAAGACTATGACACGTGCGCTTACCTTTGTTACAGACAGCTCAAGTATCGATGCCGTTCCATCAATCAAAAATGGAAACCAACAAGCTCATACCTTTGGTTTAGGAGCTATGGGGCTTCACTCTTACCTTGCTAAACACCATATCGAGTATGGTAGCCCAGAATCTGTTGAATTCACTAATATCTACTTCATGCTTATGAACTACTGGACTTTAGTTGAATCTAACAATATCGCCCGTGAACGTCAAGAAACCTTTGTCGGCTTTGAGAATTCAAAATATGCTGACGGTTCTTACTTTGATAAATACGTTACAGGGCAATACGTTCCTAAATCTGACCGTGTTAAAGAACTTTTCGAAGGCCACTTCATCCCACAAGCCAAGGATTGGGAGGAACTACGTGAACTCGTTAAAAAAGATGGTCTCTACCATCAAAACCGTTTGGCTGTTGCGCCAAATGGCTCAATCTCTTACATTAACGACTGTTCTGCTTCTATTCATCCAATCACACAACGTATTGAAGAACGTCAAGAGAAGAAAATCGGAAAAATTTACTATCCAGCCAACGGTCTTTCAACAGACACTATTCCTTTCTACACTTCAGCCTACGACATGGACATGCGTAAAGTTATCGACGTTTATGCCGCTGCGACTGAACACGTTGATCAAGGTTTGTCATTAACCCTATTCTTGCGTAGTGAGTTGCCTAAAGAAATTTACGAATGGAAAACAGAAAATAAACTAACAACTCGTGATCTTTCTATCCTTCGTAACTACGCCTTTAACAAAGGAATCAAGTCAATCTACTACATCCGTACTTACACAGATGACGGCGAAGAAGTTGGCTCTAACCAGTGTGAAAGCTGTGTCATCTAA